One genomic region from Candidatus Binatia bacterium encodes:
- a CDS encoding anti-sigma factor, with amino-acid sequence MRAAERAAPWPQPTTHPVEGPRSLPGKIRTVKHATWPAYLVAAACFAIALISSIANISLLGQLKQTQRELANLEKRSTALARNLAVERTALFDMLDGRAGHYRIGDGEVITQGGRIYLALRGLSEPPRGKVYQAWTLERGSVKETASPTFLPDARGVALIVLPADARSTAEVSVTLEPEGGSKEPTEKPLLEASLLTR; translated from the coding sequence TTGCGCGCAGCTGAGCGAGCGGCTCCATGGCCGCAACCTACGACGCATCCGGTCGAAGGGCCTCGAAGCCTCCCTGGGAAGATACGTACCGTGAAGCACGCAACGTGGCCCGCGTATCTCGTGGCGGCAGCCTGCTTCGCGATCGCGCTGATATCGTCGATCGCCAACATCTCGCTGCTCGGCCAGCTCAAGCAGACGCAGCGCGAGCTGGCGAATCTCGAGAAGCGCTCGACCGCGCTCGCGCGCAATCTCGCCGTCGAACGCACGGCGCTCTTCGATATGCTCGACGGCCGCGCCGGCCACTATCGCATCGGCGACGGCGAGGTGATCACGCAAGGCGGGCGCATCTATCTCGCGCTCCGCGGGCTCTCCGAGCCGCCGCGCGGCAAAGTCTATCAGGCGTGGACGCTCGAGCGCGGGAGCGTCAAGGAGACCGCGTCGCCGACGTTCCTGCCCGACGCGCGCGGCGTCGCGTTGATCGTGCTCCCCGCCGACGCGCGTTCGACCGCCGAGGTCTCGGTGACGCTCGAGCCCGAGGGCGGCAGCAAGGAGCCGACGGAGAAGCCGCTGCTGGAGGCGTCGCTGCTCACCCGATGA